From Medicago truncatula cultivar Jemalong A17 chromosome 7, MtrunA17r5.0-ANR, whole genome shotgun sequence, a single genomic window includes:
- the LOC25499177 gene encoding peptidyl-prolyl cis-trans isomerase CYP63 → MSLDKNPCVFFDVSVDGDPVERIVIELFSSVVPKTAENFRALCTGEKGIGEATGKPLHYKGTSFHRIIKGFMAQGGDFSRGNGTGGESIYGGKFADENFKLKHDGPGVLSMANSGPNTNGSQFFIIFKRQAHLDGKHVVFGKVTKGIEILKKMEQLGTADGKPTQPIKIVDCGEVSKAKSQYAVEKEKEKRKKSIKSLTSDDSSDADKKLSRKRKTSSKDRRKRRRKYSSSDSDSDSDSYSSDSESDSSYSDSSSSSYEKHKKRKRSKRRHGKKKSIGRKQRSKHSRRRSRHKSKRSSEGSSDTESDSSSASDKKSGHKKQADDKAEKVLDIGDKSSILPVQSPTSPELEVDPKVKTTVDKQSHEEGELSPENGEFLNNGHDTQAEFSKPANQRAYSDDSNHNRDASPGRGPARSPTKNSGELNQGRALLASPDHKASEPAASKHGRGISKSPSPNGMPKRVKKGRGFTERFAFARRYRTPSPERSPRAYRYGDRNVRRNFDRNTSYRNYSERSPPRRFRSPPKGSRPRYQSRRSRSRSISRSPVRGRYRDNGRGRSPIRSVSPEGRRPPISDRLKSRLGARDSQQSPNRKRSKSNSRSNGSSRSRSPDATPPKRYNKRTSVSRSRSRSSSASGQKGLVSYGDGSPGSGSR, encoded by the exons ATGAGTCTGGATAAGAATCCTTGTGTATTTTTTGATGTATCAGTTGATGGGGATCCTGTTGAAAGAATTGTTATTGAG CTTTTTTCTAGCGTAGTTCCTAAGACGGCCGAGAATTTTCGAGCTCTTTGTACAG GTGAAAAGGGGATTGGCGAAGCAACTGGGAAACCCTTGCATTATAAAGGAACATCTTTTCATCGTATAATTAAAGGATTTATGGCTCAA GGTGGTGATTTTTCAAGGGGCAATG GCACCGGTGGAGAAAGTATATATGGAGGAAAGTTTGCAG ATGAAAATTTCAAACTAAAACATGATGGACCTGGTGTCCTTTCTATGGCTAATAGCGGGCCTAACACCAATGGATCTcagttttttattatattcaagCGCCAGGCTCATCTTGATGG GAAACATGTTGTTTTTGGAAAAGTTACCAAGGGAATAGAGATTCTGAAGAAAATGGAGCAGTTGGGAACGGCGGATGGGAAACCTACCCAGCCAATTAAAATTGTTGATTGTGGTGAAGTCTCTAAAGCAAAAAGCCAGTATGCAGTTGAGAAGGAGAAAG AGAAAAGGAAAAAGTCAATAAAATCCTTAACTTCTGATGATAGTTCTGATGCTGACAAAAAATTAAGTAGAAAACGAAAAACATCTTCCAAAGACAGGAGGAAGAGAAGGAGGAAATACTCATCATCTGATAGTGATAGTGACAGTGATAGTTATTCCTCGGATTCTGAATCAGATTCATCGTACTCTGATTCAAGTTCTTCCAGTTATGAGAAGCacaagaagaggaagagaagtaAACGCAGGCATGGGAAGAAGAAAAGTATTGGACGGAAGCAGAGAAGCAAGCACAGTCGTAGAAGATCAAGACACAAGTCCAAAAG gagtTCTGAAGGTTCAAGTGATACAGAAAGCGACAGTTCTAGTGCCAGTGATAAGAAATCTGGTCATAAGAAACAAGCTGACGACAAAGCTGAAAAAGTTCTAG ACATAGGAGATAAGTCTTCTATTCTTCCTGTACAAAGTCCAACCAGTCCAGAACTAGAGGTGGATCCCAAGGTTAAAACGACAGTAGATAAGCAATCACATGAAGAAGGTGAGTTGTCTCCAGAAAATGGTGAATTTCTGAATAATGGGCATGATACTCAAGCTGAATTTAGTAAACCTGCTAATCAACGAGCTTATTCAGATGATTCAAATCACAACAG AGATGCGAGTCCTGGAAGAGGTCCTGCTAGGAGTCCTACCAAGAATTCTGGGGAGCTTAACCAAGGACGTGCTCTATTGGCTAGTCCTGACCATAAAGCATCTGAACCTGCTGCCTCCAAACATGGCCGGGGCATTTCAAAAAGCCCTTCGCCAAATGGTATGCCAAAGCGCGTTAAAAAAGGTCGAGGCTTTACTGAGCGTTTTGCCTTTGCACGCAGATATCGCACTCCATCTCCAGAGCGGTCTCCTCGTGCATATCGTTATGGGGATAGAAATGTTAGAAGGAACTTTGATAG AAATACAAGCTACAGAAATTATTCTGAGCGCTCACCACCGCGACGTTTTCGAAGCCCACCAAAGGGCAGCCGTCCCAG ATACCAAAGCAGAAGAAGTCGTAGTAGGAGCATCTCCCGCAGTCCAGTACGAGGCCGTTATAGAGACAATGGTCGTGGCCGAAGTCCAATACGCAGTGTTAGCCCAGAAGGCAGGCGACCTCCCATAAGTGACAGATTAAAATCCCGACTTGGTGCACGAGACAGTCAACAATCTCCAAACAGAAAGAGGTCAAAGTCAAACTCAAGGAGCAATGGCTCTTCTCGTTCCAGATCCCCTGACGCTACACCCCCAAAGCGTTATAATAAAAGGACCTCTGTATCTCGTAGCAGGTCTAGATCGAGCTCTGCATCCGGGCAAAAAGGTTTGGTTTCCTATGGAGATGGTAGTCCAGGTTCTGGGTCTAGGTAG
- the LOC25499176 gene encoding uncharacterized protein, translating to MANDATEDSTKFEDEYSPSSTVIKFDRPIPLLRGPLPASPSDDPSAGPYVLAFKDSHAWASSFIACERKIVQQCEQGARIGCAINASSKCKPPWWKVLSGVKLEDLKEREACEVREMEECFAVAKEKCVGFAKEKCLVPFRDARIKVGKGVFNLKEAVKLISWGSRPMNGMNSNCLIGGEFGVTNRRASELLGSDDCVRRILDERQRGTEN from the coding sequence ATGGCGAATGATGCAACCGAAGATTCGACAAAATTCGAAGACGAATACTCACCTTCATCAACCGTCATCAAATTCGACCGTCCAATTCCCTTACTCCGAGGACCGTTACCGGCGAGTCCTTCCGACGATCCATCGGCGGGTCCATACGTTCTAGCTTTCAAAGACTCACATGCTTGGGCTTCTTCATTCATAGCCTGCGAGCGGAAGATTGTTCAGCAATGCGAACAAGGGGCGAGGATTGGTTGCGCAATTAACGCTTCTAGCAAGTGCAAGCCTCCTTGGTGGAAGGTTTTGTCAGGTGTTAAACTTGAAGATTTGAAGGAACGAGAGGCTTGTGAAGTGCGCGAAATGGAGGAGTGTTTTGCTGTGGCGAAGGAGAAGTGTGTTGGTTTTGCGAAAGAGAAGTGTTTGGTGCCGTTTAGGGATGCAAGGATTAAGGTTGGGAAAGGGgtttttaatttgaaggaagCTGTGAAGTTGATTAGTTGGGGTTCAAGGCCGATGAATGGAATGAATTCCAACTGTTTGATTGGTGGTGAATTCGGTGTTACTAATCGAAGGGCTAGTGAATTGCTTGGTTCGGATGATTGTGTGCGACGGATTTTGGATGAGAGGCAACGAGGGaccgaaaattga